One region of Citrus sinensis cultivar Valencia sweet orange chromosome 6, DVS_A1.0, whole genome shotgun sequence genomic DNA includes:
- the LOC102625823 gene encoding protein SCARECROW, which translates to MIMAAACGLRVNNNNNNNNNNGCNNNNSNSIISGGGGDDHQSPTIMTSASNSTSGSNNEGKMVRKRTASEMEVQQQQLYSGSSDYYRSRLPRRNNPINQAPTATPSAIPNYSTMSSFNDNVNMSTLTLPPSSLINNVTSGASGFLSTATSAATRTTTNFSCIDNLSPHNNHQQPQPPPPAVCGFSGLPLFPPADHHQRNRNAASIGLIPAAPSCTSANNLASSMEDSSATAWIDGIIKDLIHNSANVSIPQLIHNVREIIFPCNPNLAALLEYRLRSLNSEPLLERSRNKDAALPLHMLQRANYYINNNNTPQQQQQQQQGSSGLTLNLDNVSNYSLQDSSFLNWPGLTPLPPHIHEHHPSAVTASLALTQVQPQPQPQPQPQPQPQPQELHQQQQEDQNENSSPVETMTAATTAPTPPSLAVVNASIREKKEEIRQQKRDEEGLHLLTLLLQCAEAVSADNLEEANKMLLEISQLSTPYGTSAQRVAAYFSEAMSARLVSSCLGIYAALPSLPQTHTQKMVSAFQVFNGISPFVKFSHFTANQAIQEAFEREDRVHIIDLDIMQGLQWPGLFHILASRPGGPPYVRLTGLGTSMEALEATGKRLSDFAEKLGLPFEFCPVAEKVGNLDPERLNISKREAVAVHWLQHSLYDVTGSDTNTLCLLQRLAPKVVTVVEQDLSPAGSFLGRFVEAIHYYSALFDSLGASYGEESEERHVVEQQLLSREIRNVLAVGGPSRSGDVKFHNWREKLQRSGFKGISLAGNAATQATLLLGMFPCDGYTLVEDNGTLKLGWKDLCLLTASAWRPLIHHPCNNINAISTRYSH; encoded by the exons ATGATCATGGCTGCTGCTTGTGGTTTgcgagttaataataataataacaacaacaacaacaatggctgtaataacaacaacagcaacagtATTATTAGTGGCGGTGGTGGTGATGATCATCAGAGTCCAACAATAATGACAAGCGCCTCCAATAGCACCAGCGGCAGCAATAACGAGGGTAAGATGGTGAGAAAGAGGACGGCTTCGGAGATGGAggtgcagcagcagcagctgtATAGTGGGAGTAGTGATTATTATCGTAGCAGGTTGCCCAGAAGAAATAACCCAATCAATCAAGCCCCCACCGCCACCCCATCAGCAATCCCCAACTACTCCACTATGTCGTCTTTCAATGATAATGTCAATATGAGTACGCTAACGCTGCCACCTTCTTCCCTCATCAACAACGTGACGTCAGGTGCTTCTGGATTTTTGTCTACTGCTACATCAGCAGCAACGAGAACCACTACAAACTTTAGTTGCATTGACAATCTTTCCCCTCATAATAATCACCAACAGCCGCAGCCTCCTCCTCCTGCTGTTTGTGGCTTCTCGGGTCTGCCTTTGTTCCCACCGGCTGATCATCACCAGAGAAATCGAAACGCGGCGTCCATCGGCTTGATTCCGGCCGCCCCCAGTTGTACTAGTGCTAATAATCTTGCTTCTTCTATGGAGGATAGCTCGGCCACGGCTTGGATCGACGGCATCATAAAGGACCTTATCCATAATTCAGCCAACGTGTCGATTCCTCAACTCATCCACAACGTCAGGGAGATCATCTTCCCTTGTAACCCTAATCTTGCTGCCCTCCTCGAGTACCGCCTCCGCTCTCTTAATTCTGAGCCACTATTGGAGAGATCAAGGAACAAAGACGCGGCGTTGCCTTTGCATATGCTGCAAAGGGCAAACTACTAtatcaataataacaatactccgcagcagcagcagcagcagcagcaaggCTCTTCTGGGCTTACTCTCAATCTTGACAACGTCTCTAATTACTCGCTACAAGATTCATCGTTCTTGAACTGGCCGGGATTAACACCACTGCCGCCCCATATTCACGAGCATCATCCATCTGCTGTCACAGCATCTCTTGCATTAACTCAAGTGCAACCCCAACCCCAACCCCAGCCCCAGCCCCAGCCTCAGCCTCAGCCTCAGGAACTACATCAGCAGCAACAAGAAGATCAAAACGAAAACTCATCGCCTGTGGAGACAATGACAGCGGCAACAACAGCTCCTACCCCACCATCTCTGGCGGTTGTTAACGCTAGCAtaagagagaagaaagaagagataAGGCAGCAGAAGCGAGACGAAGAGGGCTTGCACTTACTGACGTTGCTCTTGCAATGCGCGGAGGCAGTCTCGGCCGATAACTTGGAGGAAGCGAACAAGATGCTGCTCGAAATTTCTCAACTCTCGACTCCATACGGAACTTCAGCTCAGCGTGTGGCTGCTTACTTCTCGGAAGCAATGTCAGCGAGGCTGGTGAGCTCCTGCCTCGGAATATACGCGGCGCTGCCTTCTCTGCCCCAGACTCACACCCAGAAGATGGTATCAGCCTTCCAGGTTTTTAATGGCATTAGTCCCTTTGTAAAGTTCTCTCATTTCACGGCCAATCAGGCCATTCAGGAAGCATTTGAAAGAGAGGACAGGGTGCACATCATTGATCTAGACATCATGCAAGGCCTTCAATGGCCTGGACTCTTTCACATCCTAGCTTCTAGACCCGGTGGCCCTCCGTACGTGCGGCTTACGGGACTGGGTACCTCCATGGAGGCTCTAGAGGCCACGGGCAAGCGGCTGTCTGATTTTGCCGAGAAGCTTGGACTTCCCTTCGAGTTCTGTCCGGTTGCTGAAAAAGTTGGGAATTTAGATCCGGAGAGGCTCAATATCAGCAAGAGGGAAGCCGTTGCCGTTCATTGGTTGCAGCATTCTCTCTACGACGTCACTGGTTCTGATACGAATACTCTTTGTCTTTTGCAaag ACTGGCACCGAAAGTAGTGACGGTAGTGGAACAGGACCTGAGTCCGGCAGGATCATTTCTGGGGAGGTTTGTGGAGGCGATACACTACTACTCAGCACTATTCGACTCGTTGGGAGCAAGCTACGGGGAGGAGAGCGAAGAGAGGCATGTGGTGGAGCAGCAGTTGCTGTCGAGGGAGATACGAAACGTGCTAGCAGTGGGAGGACCTTCTAGGAGTGGAGACGTGAAGTTTCATAACTGGAGGGAAAAGCTGCAGCGGTCGGGGTTCAAGGGTATATCTCTAGCCGGGAATGCAGCCACGCAGGCCACCTTGCTGCTTGGGATGTTCCCTTGTGATGGTTACACACTGGTGGAGGACAATGGCACTTTGAAGCTCGGTTGGAAGGATCTTTGCTTGCTCACTGCTTCTGCTTGGAGGCCCTTAATTCATCACCCTTGCAATAATATCAATGCTATTTCTACTCGCTACTCCCACTAG